ccccctccccccgcggctcTGTCCCATGGTGAGGGCGTGGCCGGCACAGCTCGCTCACCTCTCCCATGCTGGGCTCGTATGCCTTGAACACCTTGAGTTTGGCCAGTACAGCATGCGCCAGGTGGAAGTTATTTTCATGGTCCCTGCAGCAAAGACAAACCCTGTGGGTAGAAAcagctcctcccccaggagcACACGCACTTCCTGTAGGAGATGACCAGGTAACCGTCTCCCTctgggcacactcacttcctgtagcggatGGCTGGGTACCTCCCCATGGCACACTCAATTCCTATAAGGGATAACTGGGTACCCCTCCtcccgggcacactcacttcctctAGTGGATGGCCgagtacccctccccccgggcacactcacttcctgtagctgatggctgggtacccctccccccgggcacactcacttcctgtagcggatggctgggtacccctccccccgggcacactcacttcctgtagctgatggctgggtacccctcccgctgggcacactcacttcctatagcggatggctgggtacccctccccccgggcacactcactCCCTGTAGCGGATGGCTGGGTACTCCTCCAGGGTTTCACACAACGAAGCAATCTGCTCTGCCAGGATCTCCAGGTCCTTGTTCCTTTCCCAGGCGGAGTAGGGGCTGAACCAGATGTGGAAGGTCTGTGGCCTGTCCAGGGAGTacacctggggggcggggggagcagagaTCAGACCCTGGTGCCAAGTGCTGGCAGCCAGGCCAGCTGTGCCCCATACCGCACCCCTAAGATGCGCTGTTGGACCAGGCCAGCCTGGCGGAGCCGGAGCGAGCCCCTAGTGAGGGAGAGATCCCTTCGCCAGAGCCACTCCTGTTGTGGTAGAGGGACAGCGGCCCAGAGATTCATGCACCAGCCTGGGATGAAGACGCCCCGGATTCAGGTCCTTACTGAGCTGCAGGGGTGTGTCTCTGCCCTGGAGAAGgcaatgttgggggagggggcttggacaTGTTTCTAGTCTGGCAAAAGCCCCAGCGTAGCCACAGGCAAACCCGGCATCAACGCGCGTCTGCCGCTGTCGCTTATTTCACTGGATGAACAGAACGAGCCATTGGGGAAAACGTGCTTGGACACCAATAAAACAGTATCGGCCCACAAAGGGTTTGCTGGTGCAACGGGACGGGTGAGCCAGCAAAGCCTCCTGACGCACACTCAGCTTATACCAGCCAAAGCATCTCTTGGCACAGCTGGCACCGGTGCCCAGATGAAATAAGCTACAGTGGCGAAAGGACTGCTTTGCCAGCGTAACGGCCTCTACCCAGGGGTTCTGCCAGCACAGCTGCATTAGTTACAGGGGGGATTTTTTCTCTCATGTCCCCGTAACAAACCCGTACCAACAAAGCTTTTGGGTGTAGACCAGGctcatgtctctgtgcctcagtttccccatcaatgCAATGGGACTGacaacacagccctgcccctcagggGCATGAGGAGGGAAATCCACTGACGACACAAGGAGGAGATGGCGTGGTTGGGCAAAGGGCAGGCGTGTGCGGGCTGTCTTGCAAGCCTGTTATAAACCGTCAGTAAGAGCTGGTAAAGCCAGGGAGGCAGCGCCCTCCTCCCTCATACATCCAAGCCAGCGATTCCACGTCTCACAGGGTGTGAGCAGCCGGCTAGTCCCTGCTGCCCTGTGCTGGCGTCAAACCCAGGGCCCTAGAAGGGAAAGGTGTCCCCGCCCCAAGCCATGTGGAACACTAAGGGTGGGGTGTCGTACGTCACCGTCTGCCCTGCGGCCCTGCTCCTCCAAAGCCCGGTCACCCCTCACCTGGCTCTCATAGGGCAGGAAGGCCATGTTGATCTCCATGAGGGTTTTGATGGCCTTGGTGATCCGTGACTTCCGCAGCTTGTTGAACAGAGGGTCAGGACACGCTGCAAGGCAAAGGCAGTGGGTGGGGGTGACAggcacagggctcagggcccccagCACAGCGCCAGCCCCCACGGACGGGGCCAGGACGGGCACAGCAGGGGCAGTAGTGCTGCACACCTGTGGGGAACCTAGGCAGGTCAGCAGGGCCACACAGGAGTCAACTATGAGTCCAATCCCCCTGAACCAGAGTTACGCCGGGTTCTCGGCTTCTGCAGCATCAGCAGCGAGGAGGGCGGGGGCACAATCTCTCCTACGCGGTCCCTTTCTCACACCCTGCCCTCAGGCCACCGCAGGGGGAAGTGACTGGAGTGTACAACTCAGCATGATGCACAAGGAGGAACAGGGACTTGGGCTGTAATGAGGAGAAGCAGATGTGACCTTGACACACTGGGTATTCTGGGTATACCATTCCCAAACCCCAGTTGGGACTGAtggagcaatgcatgctgggaatggTAGCCAGAGGCCGCCTTTCTGGGCGCACGCTGCAGGTGTCTGTGAGCtgtgctggctggaggcaggcccatgggggagaagggggggaagggatcaGTGGGGTCGTTCGGTCTGGCCTGCTGGGTCTGCATCCCCCTGCAGGAGGGCAGAGCGTAATCAGGGTGCTGCGCACTGGCCTGCCGGCagagagagacccccccacccccaggctccagTGTGCCGCTGGCCAGGCTCCCGGCAGGGGGATTCCCTGCCCCCCGATACTCACGGCTGAGGAAGAAGACGTGAGCTGCCTTGTAGGTGAAGGTGGGGGTGCCCTGGAAGTCATCGATCAGAGCCTGCACCGACtgcaaaggggggagaggaggggttgtcAGCACCAGCCAAGGCCCCGCCCTGCTGCCCGAAGGGCCCAGCCcatgcccagcccctggggactCAGGGCCCAGCATGATGCCATCGGGAGGTGGGCTGGttttcacccccctgcccctggtctccctccactggcctccctgctgcagacgcaggagcctcctcccccacagcccctgccacctgAGCCTCTGCCTCAgcgattctccttccctttgagtCTCAGCTgaggacttagggtgaccagatgtcccgattttataaggacagtcgcAATATTTAGTTTTTTCCCTtctataggctcctgttaccccccaacacctgtcccggtttttcacacttgctatctggtcagcctagccGAGGTTGCCTCTCTCCGCCTGCTGCAccttcccatccaacccccacggGACTGCACTGCGGAGAGGTCTGGGGGACAGTCTGTGCCTCACGTGGCAAAGAACACGAAGCCCAGCTCCGGGGAAACAGCCTCTTGGGAAGCCCCTACTGGCCCCATTCCCATCCTGACCTTGTGCTGCGCATCCCCCCGAACGGCGTCACCTCCAGGCTGCACTAGGTGCTGCCCCGGggtctcccctgctccccatccagCTGCCCCAGGCCCGAGCTCCTACCTTCTCCACAGGGCTGAGCAGGTAGAtggcctccaggctggggattGGCTCCCGGCGCTTGTTAATATCTTCTACAACTAGGAGAGAGCAGACATTGGGCGCGGGTCAGTGGGTCCTAGCCACCCACCCCAGCCGCTCTCCACCGGgatagggggaggggaagccaagGGGAATAGGGATGTTcgctggtagggttaccattcgtccggatttacccggacatgtcctcctttttgtactaaaaatagcgtccggggggaatttgtaaagcactcacaatgtccgggatttcccccctcccccggcagagcagagcgagcggctgggagggctgcaggaaagtcccgggctggactccggagcagctgtagaggagccggatccgccctgcattctgagcaagtgtatcagcacaaagtgcagccctccccttttgcaactgggagcggtttctgccatgcagtgtagcaaaacgggagcgagagcactttgtgctgatacaagggcagctctcccctgcagcccgatccggcagcactgtgcagggccagggaccgggttttgttgtgctggggagctcagccacgtgtccggctcggctgcacagagcccaacaccctgttctgagcagcagggtaaaggggccagggggcaggagaaggagcagggaggttctggagggggcagtcaagaaacgggggggggcttttgggggggagtggagaaagttttgggcagtcagggtacaggtagggggtagggtcctggggggcagttggggggggtcttaggagggggcagttaggggacaaggagcggggtggggggctgggagttctgggggggagctgtcagggggcaggagtggggagagggatcggagcagtcaggggacagggagcagaggggtttagatgggttgggagttctggggggggctgtcagggggcaggagtgcggagagggatcggagcaatcaggggacagggagcagaggggtttagatgggttgggagttctggaggggagctgtcagggggcaggagtgcggagagggatcggagcagtcaggggacagggagcagaggggtttagatgggttgggagttctgggggggggctgtcagggggtggggagtggttggatgaggcgtgggagtcccaggggtctgtctgggggtgggggtgtggataagggttggggcagtcaggggacaagaggcagggaggcttagatagggagtggagtcctggggggcagttaggggcaggggtcccaggagggggcagtcaggggacaaggaacggggggagggttgggggttctgggggggtgggaagtgggaggggcaggggcggggctagggcggggctcctcccgtcctcttttttgcttgctgaaatatggtaaccctattcgctggcagcaggctgaggggtTCCACAGGCTACAATGCAGCAGCAGCTTTGATGTGGGGCCATGGGCTGCGATGCTGCCCCAGTACGGAGCAGGGAGGGAACGTCCCTCTGTACTGTGCTGGGGACAGCCCCCTAGAGCGCTGGCTCAGCTCTTTGCCCCTCAACCCCAGGGCTCCTccaccctggagcagggagccagcattccccctctcctgccaggACCTTGCCCGCAGCATGGGGGAGGAGCAGCGAGGAGTTAACAGAGGTCTGAGAAAAGCGGTGAAGAGGCTCCAGGGGCTGAAAGCGCTGGGCTAAGGGAACTAGATCTGGCTGGGAAGGTACCAATAGCAAGGAGGGCATCTAGGGGGCTGCAAAAGGGGGAAACTAGATGCAAACGTG
The Chrysemys picta bellii isolate R12L10 unplaced genomic scaffold, ASM1138683v2 scaf2669, whole genome shotgun sequence genome window above contains:
- the LOC135980322 gene encoding syntaxin-binding protein 2-like; amino-acid sequence: MSDIVDEGIALVEDINKRREPIPSLEAIYLLSPVEKSVQALIDDFQGTPTFTYKAAHVFFLSPCPDPLFNKLRKSRITKAIKTLMEINMAFLPYESQVYSLDRPQTFHIWFSPYSAWERNKDLEILAEQIASLCETLEEYPAIRYREDHENNFHLAHAVLAKLKVFKAYEPSMGEVSELCRPRPHHGTEPRGEGEYMRSRRKEE